One window of Phycisphaeraceae bacterium genomic DNA carries:
- a CDS encoding AAA family ATPase, with product MVRLRRVRCAGRSRRCTSANLRLSRATTDGFRYDRPVSDPNEDINQLADQFRKDFAGALEQVSRVIVGQKDIIEGVLVCLFLGGHVLLEGVPGIGKTLLVRTLARSTSLSFSRVQFTPDLMPADITGTTVVIESAGEGGRTQREFRFREGPVFAQVILADEINRATPKTQSALLEAMQERSVTVGGATYPLPSPFLVMATQNPIEQEGTYPLPEAQLDRFFFKLLVRPPGREDLAEILERTTGSEEAAPSSSLDAARILAHRDLIRRVPIAPSVRDYAVRLVLATQPAATVSGRSFATPMVNQYVRLGASPRAAQTLVLAGKCRALREGRVAVSTEDIAEAALPAMRHRLIMNFEASAEGVTPDAVVSNIVQTLPLEGT from the coding sequence ATGGTGCGGCTTCGCCGGGTCCGCTGCGCCGGGCGCTCGCGGCGATGCACGAGCGCGAATCTCCGGTTGTCCCGAGCGACAACTGACGGATTCCGCTACGATCGGCCCGTGAGCGATCCGAACGAAGACATCAATCAACTCGCCGACCAATTCCGCAAAGATTTCGCGGGCGCGCTCGAACAGGTTTCGCGCGTCATCGTCGGGCAGAAGGACATCATCGAGGGCGTCTTGGTGTGCCTGTTTCTCGGCGGTCACGTGCTGCTCGAGGGCGTGCCGGGGATCGGAAAGACGCTTCTGGTGCGCACGCTCGCGCGCTCCACGAGTCTTTCGTTCAGCCGCGTGCAGTTCACGCCCGACCTGATGCCCGCGGACATCACCGGCACGACCGTGGTGATCGAGAGCGCGGGCGAGGGCGGACGAACACAGCGCGAGTTTCGATTCCGCGAGGGGCCGGTGTTCGCTCAGGTCATCCTCGCGGACGAGATCAATCGCGCCACACCGAAGACGCAATCGGCGCTGCTCGAAGCGATGCAGGAGCGCAGCGTCACCGTCGGCGGCGCGACGTATCCGCTGCCGTCTCCGTTTCTTGTGATGGCGACGCAGAATCCGATCGAGCAGGAAGGTACTTATCCGTTGCCGGAAGCGCAGCTCGATCGCTTTTTCTTCAAGTTGCTCGTTCGCCCGCCGGGGCGGGAGGACCTCGCGGAGATTCTGGAGCGAACAACCGGCAGCGAGGAAGCGGCGCCGAGTTCATCGCTCGACGCGGCGCGGATCCTCGCGCACCGCGATCTGATCCGGCGCGTGCCGATCGCACCGAGCGTGCGCGACTACGCGGTACGGCTGGTTCTCGCGACGCAGCCTGCGGCAACCGTTTCCGGCCGGTCGTTCGCGACGCCGATGGTGAATCAGTACGTGCGGCTGGGGGCTTCGCCCCGCGCGGCGCAGACGCTGGTGCTGGCTGGTAAATGCCGCGCGCTGCGTGAGGGACGGGTGGCCGTGTCCACGGAAGACATCGCGGAAGCGGCCCTGCCCGCGATGCGTCACCGGCTGATCATGAATTTCGAGGCGAGCGCGGAAGGGGTCACTCCCGATGCGGTGGTTTCGAATATCGTGCAGACTTTGCCGCTCGAAGGAACTTGA
- a CDS encoding alkaline phosphatase: MEPTKHVPHLVPPLDRRGFLGLSLGSAAGLAAASAFAPGLARARQPVRTAPSSAAKTAHNVIFMVSDGMSFGTLSLAEIACRVRHAKQTSWIDFWGREGARRSVMRTSSADSLVTDSSAASSAWGTGVHINNEAVNFTPDGKTPTPILVQAAQNGKATGLVTTTRVTHATPAGFIANHPSRNAEGEIARQIIERRVDVTLGGGSKFFPEALLATRTDLKVLRSRSDFEDYSKTLGAEAPGPVLGLFEKSHLRYECERDNIDPSLAEMTTLALSQLSRHSNGFVLQIEGGRVDHAAHANDAGTLIGEQLAFDRALGAVLAWIENRDDTLLIVTTDHGNGNPGLTVYGPESYRGIESLAHTRHSFDWVFSQLGLKLEYDDPVVHEVITGQDRVGSIVREATGVELGREEIAAFVGALRGQNPQLFEPMSRASSVLGSCLANHFGIGFVSPNHTADFVELTALGPGSERIAPFIDNIELHGVMTEALDLRPARAI, encoded by the coding sequence ATGGAACCAACCAAGCACGTGCCGCATCTCGTCCCGCCGCTTGATCGGCGCGGTTTCCTCGGCCTTTCACTCGGTTCCGCCGCGGGCCTTGCCGCCGCGTCCGCATTTGCGCCCGGCCTGGCTCGCGCGCGCCAGCCGGTTCGAACAGCTCCGAGTTCCGCTGCCAAGACCGCGCACAACGTCATCTTCATGGTCTCCGACGGCATGAGTTTCGGCACCCTCTCGCTCGCCGAGATCGCGTGCCGGGTTCGACACGCCAAGCAAACCAGCTGGATCGATTTCTGGGGTCGTGAGGGTGCCCGGCGGTCGGTCATGCGGACCAGTTCCGCCGATTCGCTCGTGACCGATTCGTCCGCCGCGAGCTCGGCCTGGGGAACCGGCGTCCATATCAACAATGAGGCCGTCAATTTCACCCCCGACGGAAAGACCCCGACGCCGATTCTCGTGCAGGCGGCACAGAACGGCAAGGCGACCGGTCTTGTCACCACCACGCGGGTGACACACGCGACACCCGCAGGCTTCATCGCCAATCACCCTTCGCGAAACGCCGAGGGAGAGATCGCACGTCAGATCATCGAGCGACGGGTCGATGTGACGCTCGGAGGCGGGAGCAAGTTCTTCCCCGAAGCGCTCCTCGCGACGCGTACGGATCTCAAGGTTCTCCGAAGCCGCTCCGACTTTGAGGACTACTCCAAGACTCTCGGAGCCGAAGCGCCCGGCCCGGTGCTGGGTCTTTTTGAAAAATCCCATCTTCGCTATGAGTGCGAGCGCGACAACATCGATCCATCCCTGGCGGAGATGACAACGCTCGCTCTCTCGCAGCTTTCGCGGCACAGCAACGGCTTCGTGCTCCAGATCGAGGGTGGCCGCGTCGATCACGCGGCACACGCAAATGATGCCGGCACCCTGATCGGAGAGCAACTCGCGTTCGATCGCGCGCTCGGTGCGGTGCTCGCGTGGATCGAGAACCGGGACGACACGCTTCTCATTGTGACCACCGATCACGGCAACGGGAATCCGGGCCTGACCGTGTACGGACCGGAAAGTTACAGAGGAATCGAAAGTCTCGCCCACACCCGCCACTCGTTCGACTGGGTCTTCTCGCAGCTCGGACTAAAGCTCGAGTACGACGACCCCGTGGTTCACGAAGTGATCACCGGACAGGATCGTGTCGGCTCAATCGTCCGCGAGGCAACCGGTGTTGAACTCGGTCGCGAAGAAATCGCAGCGTTCGTCGGAGCGCTCCGCGGCCAGAACCCGCAGCTCTTCGAACCGATGAGCCGCGCGAGCAGTGTTCTCGGAAGCTGTCTCGCAAATCACTTCGGCATCGGATTCGTGAGCCCGAATCACACCGCGGACTTCGTGGAACTGACGGCGCTCGGACCGGGCAGCGAGAGGATCGCGCCCTTCATCGACAACATCGAGTTGCACGGCGTGATGACCGAAGCGCTCGATCTTCGGCCCGCGCGCGCGATCTGA
- a CDS encoding VWA domain-containing protein yields the protein MSFLAPTSALIAAALVLPALLAMYLLKLRRRPLRVSSIMLWPESASDIQVNVPIAPPKPSWLMLLHLLIACTLIAAVGRPVLLHSGEHAGKVLLIIDRSASMRAMDGASSTGERISRLDEAKHKARGIVNGSAASTQFAVVAASSGAEIIGEFSANPGSIASSIDRVSPTDQPGDLNSAMEVARALLQSVRVSEEIDSGAEVLVFSDGSFEDGSREPPSPGGVVRLVRCGPPPSADKQNLGIVVLSVRRDADHPDVVNIFVKVQNASRSARSVPIRLSIDGAVLETRTVSVSGQTNAGLGETSVVFSASVPAGGIAMVSLLVDEERDLLLSDNAAAINLRNAAPARILLVQRAGGPRMDGEPAAIFSADFLLADALAELSPGELTRVTRDRYEAMAAAGELKFYDIVVFDGVAPSAAPVLPSLSFGAGVPELELGEPAPAKEAHPVQSWSRSSPLLRDITLDGVVVAHERAFRGKGSEVLARSERSPLIILSEPENGPKRILVTFRLEDSNWPLQAGFPIFLKSAVDLLTSKGAENAGVQFLTVQPVFFEGIGNPPRYVGPADVLARIAPGQPVSDSPDAKRRMTLGVLDRAGVYTPESGAGFPPIAVNLLDSHESAVATSDVLRVGSRVLSQTGNISRPREVWWWALVLAAALLAIEWLIFARSARL from the coding sequence ATGTCGTTCCTCGCACCAACATCTGCGCTGATTGCCGCGGCACTCGTGCTGCCGGCACTCCTCGCGATGTATCTGCTCAAGTTGCGCCGGCGCCCTCTCCGCGTCAGTTCGATCATGCTCTGGCCCGAATCGGCAAGCGACATTCAGGTCAACGTCCCCATCGCGCCGCCCAAACCCAGCTGGCTGATGCTGCTCCACCTGCTGATCGCGTGCACGCTCATCGCGGCGGTGGGACGGCCGGTCCTGCTTCATTCAGGAGAGCACGCCGGAAAAGTCCTGCTCATCATCGATCGCTCCGCTTCGATGCGAGCGATGGACGGCGCATCGTCGACCGGCGAGCGGATCTCCCGACTCGACGAAGCCAAGCACAAGGCGCGCGGCATCGTCAATGGATCCGCGGCATCGACGCAGTTCGCCGTTGTCGCCGCCTCTTCGGGCGCCGAAATCATCGGTGAATTCTCGGCCAACCCGGGGAGTATCGCTTCGTCCATCGATCGCGTTTCGCCGACCGATCAACCGGGCGATCTGAACTCAGCCATGGAGGTTGCGCGAGCTCTACTCCAGAGCGTGCGGGTTTCCGAAGAGATCGATTCCGGGGCTGAGGTGCTCGTCTTCAGCGACGGATCATTCGAGGATGGATCGAGAGAGCCGCCCTCTCCCGGCGGAGTCGTGCGACTCGTCCGGTGCGGACCACCCCCCTCGGCCGACAAACAGAATCTCGGCATCGTCGTGCTTTCCGTGCGCCGAGATGCGGATCATCCGGATGTCGTCAATATCTTCGTCAAGGTTCAGAACGCGTCACGCTCGGCCCGTTCTGTTCCGATTCGGCTCTCGATCGACGGCGCCGTTCTCGAAACCCGCACGGTTTCTGTCTCGGGCCAAACCAACGCCGGATTGGGCGAGACGTCGGTCGTGTTTTCCGCGAGCGTTCCGGCCGGCGGCATCGCGATGGTTTCGCTGCTGGTCGATGAAGAGCGCGACTTGCTCTTGAGCGACAATGCCGCGGCAATCAACCTCCGGAACGCGGCGCCGGCCCGCATTTTACTGGTGCAGCGAGCGGGCGGACCGCGAATGGATGGCGAACCCGCCGCGATCTTCTCGGCGGATTTTCTTCTCGCGGATGCGCTCGCCGAGTTGAGCCCGGGCGAACTCACACGCGTCACGCGCGATCGCTACGAAGCGATGGCCGCGGCGGGCGAACTGAAGTTCTACGACATCGTGGTCTTCGATGGCGTTGCGCCGAGCGCAGCGCCGGTCCTTCCGAGCCTGAGCTTCGGCGCCGGAGTGCCCGAACTCGAACTGGGAGAGCCGGCGCCCGCCAAAGAAGCACACCCGGTTCAGTCCTGGTCACGGTCGAGTCCGCTGCTGCGGGATATCACGCTCGACGGCGTGGTCGTCGCGCACGAGCGTGCATTCCGAGGCAAGGGATCGGAGGTGTTGGCGCGGAGCGAGCGGAGTCCGCTGATCATTCTGAGCGAGCCCGAGAACGGGCCGAAGAGGATTCTCGTTACGTTCCGGCTCGAAGATTCGAATTGGCCGCTCCAGGCGGGATTCCCAATATTTCTGAAGTCCGCCGTCGATCTCTTGACCTCGAAGGGCGCCGAAAACGCCGGCGTGCAGTTTCTCACCGTGCAGCCCGTTTTCTTCGAGGGAATCGGCAATCCGCCCCGATACGTCGGTCCGGCGGACGTGCTTGCAAGAATCGCACCCGGACAACCAGTCAGCGACTCGCCCGACGCCAAGCGACGGATGACGCTCGGCGTGCTCGATCGCGCCGGGGTGTACACACCCGAATCCGGCGCGGGCTTTCCCCCGATTGCGGTCAACCTGCTCGATTCGCACGAGAGTGCGGTTGCAACGAGCGATGTGCTCCGCGTCGGGAGCCGCGTCCTTTCCCAAACCGGAAACATTTCTCGGCCCCGCGAAGTCTGGTGGTGGGCGCTGGTGCTCGCGGCCGCGTTGCTCGCGATCGAGTGGCTGATCTTCGCGCGCTCTGCACGTTTGTAA
- a CDS encoding RlmE family RNA methyltransferase: MAQRRILHDEFFKKAKAEGYLARSAYKLKEIQERHRLLRAGMSVVDLGCAPGSWLQVASETVGKKGFVVGIDLQEVRDRMPPNVRTIRGDIFKTDATALLPEPEAKFDVVLSDMAPNTSGHGDDALSVRLCRRVLELLPSLLAPGGGCAMKVLEGSGYPELLRDCQKLFAKAKGLKPKASRDASREIFIVCEGYKAPAAPVQQPAPGHKPAPGWSRP; this comes from the coding sequence ATGGCCCAACGCCGAATCCTGCACGACGAGTTCTTCAAGAAAGCCAAGGCCGAGGGCTACCTGGCGCGCTCCGCCTACAAGCTGAAGGAAATCCAGGAGCGACACCGCTTGCTCCGCGCAGGCATGAGCGTCGTTGATCTTGGCTGCGCCCCGGGAAGTTGGCTTCAGGTCGCGAGCGAAACGGTTGGGAAGAAAGGCTTTGTCGTCGGAATCGACTTACAGGAAGTCCGCGACCGCATGCCGCCCAATGTCCGGACGATCCGGGGCGACATCTTCAAGACCGATGCAACAGCGCTTCTTCCGGAGCCCGAAGCCAAGTTCGATGTCGTGCTCAGCGACATGGCTCCCAACACCAGCGGCCACGGGGACGATGCGCTCTCGGTCCGCCTTTGCCGCCGGGTGCTCGAATTGCTCCCGAGCCTGCTCGCTCCGGGGGGCGGATGCGCGATGAAAGTGCTCGAAGGAAGCGGATATCCGGAACTGCTCCGCGACTGCCAGAAACTCTTCGCGAAAGCCAAAGGTCTCAAGCCCAAGGCCAGCCGCGACGCTTCGCGCGAGATTTTCATCGTGTGCGAGGGCTACAAGGCGCCGGCCGCGCCGGTGCAGCAACCCGCTCCCGGTCACAAGCCGGCCCCCGGTTGGTCGAGACCCTAG
- the iscX gene encoding Fe-S cluster assembly protein IscX has product MGASSTFGWLDVRRIGEELADRLPEKDPVRVGFPELRQLVMALPGFKEEPGHPSNERILEEIQRHWMEERSDRLDDED; this is encoded by the coding sequence ATGGGCGCAAGCAGCACATTCGGCTGGCTCGACGTAAGGCGGATCGGCGAAGAACTCGCGGATCGTCTGCCGGAGAAGGATCCGGTGCGCGTCGGTTTTCCGGAGCTTCGTCAACTCGTCATGGCGTTGCCGGGCTTCAAAGAAGAACCGGGCCATCCTTCGAACGAGAGAATCCTCGAAGAGATTCAGCGCCACTGGATGGAGGAGCGGTCGGATCGTCTCGACGACGAAGACTAA
- a CDS encoding 2Fe-2S iron-sulfur cluster binding domain-containing protein, with protein MHIREIDTTKNPASVAVKFLLEDPEGMGVSNSEMSFKAPKTRTLLELALENGINIEHACGGVCACSTCHVHVEQGMNSLTEATEAEEDRVEEAPGLSRNSRLSCQCEIIGDGPIVVRVPAWNRNAVKEVPH; from the coding sequence ATGCACATCCGTGAGATCGACACAACCAAAAACCCGGCGAGCGTCGCCGTGAAATTCCTTCTGGAAGACCCGGAGGGCATGGGAGTCTCCAATTCCGAGATGAGCTTCAAAGCGCCCAAGACCCGGACGCTTCTCGAACTCGCGCTCGAGAACGGGATCAACATCGAGCACGCCTGCGGCGGCGTCTGCGCCTGTTCCACCTGCCACGTCCACGTCGAGCAGGGGATGAACTCGCTGACCGAAGCAACCGAGGCCGAGGAAGACCGCGTCGAAGAAGCCCCCGGTCTCAGCCGCAACAGCCGCCTGAGCTGCCAGTGCGAAATCATCGGCGATGGACCGATCGTGGTGCGCGTGCCGGCGTGGAATCGCAACGCGGTCAAGGAAGTGCCGCACTAG
- a CDS encoding glycosyltransferase family 2 protein, which yields MFVKPSTSPTRVLDLSVVTPAHNEQDNLEALAKEIEKALSPLSISWELVVVDDGSTDRTRTILTSLAADRPWLRVVAMSKTPPGKGNGQSAAFHAGIRAARGRLIATMDSDLQNDPADLPMMLRRMAESGADLVQGDRSHARQDNVIRKIGSWVGRTFRRLLLGDRVRDTGCSLRIMKREFALALPLELRGMHRFVPVTIRDLGGKIVEVQVNHRPRHAGETKYGLGITKRAIPGLIDLFAVRYFRSRRRSVESVEIAPENAASRGSTPGAATNQPAEMHA from the coding sequence ATGTTCGTGAAACCGTCCACATCCCCGACCCGCGTGCTGGATTTGTCGGTGGTAACGCCCGCGCACAACGAACAGGACAATCTCGAAGCGCTCGCGAAAGAGATCGAGAAGGCGCTTTCGCCCCTTTCGATTTCGTGGGAACTGGTCGTCGTCGATGACGGCAGCACGGACCGGACACGCACAATTCTGACCTCGCTCGCGGCCGATCGACCGTGGCTGCGGGTCGTCGCGATGAGCAAGACGCCGCCCGGGAAGGGCAACGGGCAGTCCGCGGCGTTTCATGCGGGGATTCGCGCCGCACGAGGCCGGCTCATCGCGACGATGGACTCGGACCTCCAGAACGATCCTGCCGACCTTCCGATGATGCTCCGGCGCATGGCGGAGTCGGGCGCGGACCTTGTGCAAGGGGACCGTTCGCACGCCCGACAGGACAATGTCATCCGGAAAATCGGCTCGTGGGTCGGGCGGACTTTCCGGCGGTTGCTGCTGGGAGATCGCGTGCGCGATACGGGGTGTTCACTCCGCATCATGAAGCGGGAATTCGCTCTCGCGCTGCCGCTCGAGCTTCGGGGGATGCACCGGTTTGTGCCGGTCACGATCCGCGACCTGGGCGGAAAGATCGTGGAGGTGCAGGTGAATCACCGCCCTCGCCATGCGGGCGAAACCAAATACGGTCTGGGAATCACGAAACGCGCAATCCCGGGACTGATCGACCTTTTCGCCGTGCGGTATTTTCGATCGCGCAGGCGCAGCGTGGAATCGGTCGAGATCGCTCCGGAAAACGCGGCATCGCGTGGATCGACGCCCGGAGCCGCGACCAATCAGCCGGCGGAGATGCACGCTTGA
- a CDS encoding lipid-A-disaccharide synthase N-terminal domain-containing protein has protein sequence MNPETKGRFKWEPAALMALLIGIGFWLVMGPSGNKMHPQKDALTTEVRIGDTRGLVEVTGDSPDSQKFRLLTREGFESAALSRPEFEAFFGASVAAQVADGRENWLFRLLNITSWASLVWIAIGFGGQLMFSGRMFLQWLISERHKVSIITPAFWWFSLLGGICLFTYFVWRQDAVGVLGQSTGIVIYARNLRLIAKQRRREAQERENIPSASENPATVAQPSGAGSLS, from the coding sequence TTGAATCCGGAAACCAAGGGCCGATTCAAGTGGGAGCCTGCTGCGCTCATGGCGCTGCTCATCGGGATCGGTTTCTGGCTGGTGATGGGCCCTTCGGGCAACAAAATGCACCCGCAGAAAGATGCGCTCACGACAGAAGTGCGAATCGGTGATACGCGCGGGCTCGTCGAGGTGACCGGAGACTCGCCCGATTCACAGAAATTCCGCCTGCTCACGCGCGAAGGCTTTGAATCCGCTGCGCTCTCGCGCCCGGAGTTCGAGGCCTTCTTCGGCGCGAGCGTCGCGGCACAGGTCGCGGACGGTCGCGAGAATTGGCTCTTCCGGCTGCTCAACATCACGAGCTGGGCGAGCCTCGTCTGGATCGCGATCGGCTTCGGCGGACAACTCATGTTCAGCGGGCGGATGTTCCTGCAGTGGCTCATCAGCGAGCGGCACAAGGTCAGCATCATTACGCCGGCTTTCTGGTGGTTCAGCCTGCTCGGCGGAATCTGCCTGTTCACGTACTTTGTCTGGCGTCAGGATGCGGTCGGAGTGCTCGGCCAATCGACCGGTATCGTGATTTACGCACGAAACTTGCGCCTTATCGCGAAGCAGCGCCGCCGCGAGGCTCAGGAGCGTGAGAATATTCCGTCCGCCTCGGAGAACCCCGCGACCGTGGCGCAACCTTCCGGGGCCGGGTCGCTATCCTGA
- a CDS encoding LON peptidase substrate-binding domain-containing protein, which produces MSSEDNTIQVNFSRALPLFPLDQVTLLPQQVLPLHIFEPRYRQMVSDALDGVGQIAMAVFQGKRWKQEYHGRPPVRPAVCIGHIAQHERLPDGRYNLLLRGVCRAKVLRETPAPEGRLYREAMLEPMGLSQDETPLLARLRNSLETRLDHGTLKRLRQADTLLEFVRDDDIPTTALLELISFTLVEDKEKRYRLLEEGDADARARIVEVELKHLDRLIRMAMPQMGEAGEGYPRGYTPN; this is translated from the coding sequence ATGTCAAGCGAAGACAACACGATCCAGGTGAACTTCTCGCGGGCCTTGCCGCTCTTCCCTCTGGATCAGGTCACGCTGCTCCCGCAGCAGGTGCTGCCTCTGCACATCTTTGAGCCGCGCTATCGCCAGATGGTGAGCGATGCGCTCGATGGCGTCGGCCAGATCGCGATGGCGGTTTTCCAGGGCAAGCGCTGGAAGCAGGAGTATCACGGACGCCCGCCGGTCCGACCCGCGGTCTGCATCGGGCACATCGCGCAGCACGAGAGACTGCCTGACGGCCGTTACAACCTGCTGCTCCGCGGCGTCTGCCGCGCCAAAGTGCTGCGCGAAACCCCTGCGCCCGAAGGCCGGCTGTACCGCGAAGCGATGCTCGAACCGATGGGCCTGTCGCAGGACGAAACACCCTTGCTCGCGCGACTTCGAAACTCGCTCGAGACGCGACTGGACCACGGGACGCTCAAGCGCCTGCGCCAAGCCGACACGCTGCTCGAGTTCGTCCGCGACGACGACATCCCGACGACCGCGCTGCTCGAACTGATTTCGTTCACGCTCGTGGAAGACAAGGAAAAGCGCTATCGCCTGCTCGAAGAAGGCGACGCTGATGCCCGCGCCAGAATCGTCGAGGTCGAATTGAAGCACCTCGATCGCCTCATCCGAATGGCGATGCCACAGATGGGCGAGGCAGGCGAGGGCTATCCCCGGGGCTACACGCCCAACTGA
- a CDS encoding HD domain-containing protein has product MSQLSLETERQNSSSRRFIVEFREPPERVSGAFSISNAQMGQTRAGKSYLRCIIGDKTGEMPARMWSIEEQQFRRLPTDGFVAIEGETQAYQGELQLIIHSISAVEPTPDLLRDLLPCSKRPPEEMFAELSKLLATLEHPAIKALAQTYLADKFLMDAFKQCPAAKSMHHAYLGGLLEHTLNLLNLADRVCPLYPKINRDLVMMGLFLHDLGKTRELSFDKVFTYTDRGELIGHIVEGAIMLHDKAQVMMRESGQRLPPGALTVLQHIILSHHTLPEHGAAKIPATPEAIFVAMLDNLDAKTTIAMNAARPERAAEFDMGGNFTEKQWALENVKLFRPDVLKQ; this is encoded by the coding sequence ATGTCCCAATTGTCCCTGGAAACCGAAAGACAGAATTCATCCTCGCGCCGCTTCATCGTGGAGTTCCGCGAGCCGCCGGAGCGCGTCAGCGGCGCGTTCTCGATCAGCAACGCCCAGATGGGCCAGACCCGCGCGGGCAAGTCGTATCTCCGCTGCATCATCGGCGACAAGACCGGCGAGATGCCGGCGCGGATGTGGTCGATTGAAGAACAGCAGTTTCGCCGCCTGCCGACCGATGGTTTCGTCGCCATCGAGGGCGAGACTCAGGCGTACCAGGGCGAACTGCAGTTGATCATCCATTCGATCAGCGCCGTCGAGCCGACGCCCGATCTCCTCCGTGATCTGCTCCCTTGCTCGAAGCGCCCACCGGAAGAAATGTTCGCCGAACTTTCCAAGCTGCTCGCAACGCTCGAGCACCCGGCGATCAAGGCTCTTGCGCAGACCTATCTCGCCGACAAGTTTCTGATGGACGCGTTCAAGCAGTGTCCCGCCGCCAAGAGCATGCACCACGCCTATCTCGGCGGCTTGCTCGAGCACACCCTTAACCTGCTCAATCTCGCCGACCGCGTCTGCCCGCTCTACCCGAAGATCAATCGCGACCTCGTGATGATGGGCCTCTTCCTGCACGATCTGGGCAAGACCCGCGAACTGAGCTTCGACAAGGTCTTCACCTACACCGATCGGGGCGAACTCATCGGGCACATCGTCGAAGGCGCAATCATGCTGCACGACAAGGCGCAGGTCATGATGCGCGAGAGCGGCCAGCGCCTGCCTCCCGGCGCGCTCACCGTGCTTCAGCACATCATCCTCAGTCACCACACCCTCCCCGAGCACGGCGCCGCGAAGATTCCCGCGACGCCCGAAGCGATTTTCGTCGCGATGCTTGACAACCTCGACGCCAAGACGACGATCGCGATGAACGCCGCGCGCCCCGAACGCGCCGCCGAATTCGACATGGGCGGCAACTTCACCGAAAAACAGTGGGCGCTCGAGAACGTGAAGCTGTTCAGGCCGGACGTCTTGAAGCAGTAG
- a CDS encoding thioredoxin family protein translates to MFTQSLLRSTFEHALAYPAYVATGTHHQQQSWNHFDKISREHAPLSQIQNELIRSFTRRINILVLSGTWCGDCVHQCPLFQQLAEVSPVSTGGVIDLRFVDRDDASELSDAAMICGGNRVPTVIFLNEDFEFVSILGDRSLTRYRAMAAKALGASCPFPGAPVPADEIAETRQDWLDELERVHLLLRLSPKLRQKHHD, encoded by the coding sequence ATGTTCACACAATCACTCCTCCGTTCAACATTCGAGCACGCACTCGCGTACCCCGCGTATGTCGCGACCGGAACGCATCACCAGCAGCAATCGTGGAATCACTTCGACAAGATCAGCCGCGAGCACGCCCCGCTCTCGCAGATTCAAAACGAACTCATCCGCTCGTTCACGCGCCGGATCAACATCCTTGTCCTCAGCGGCACATGGTGCGGCGACTGCGTTCATCAGTGCCCGCTCTTCCAGCAGTTGGCGGAGGTCTCGCCGGTCTCCACCGGAGGCGTGATCGATCTTCGCTTTGTGGATCGGGACGATGCGTCGGAACTGTCGGATGCCGCGATGATCTGCGGGGGCAATCGCGTCCCGACCGTGATCTTTCTGAACGAGGACTTCGAGTTCGTCTCGATCCTCGGTGACCGCTCGCTGACGCGCTACCGGGCGATGGCGGCAAAGGCCCTGGGTGCGTCGTGCCCGTTTCCCGGTGCACCGGTCCCGGCGGACGAGATCGCCGAGACGCGCCAAGACTGGCTGGATGAACTGGAGCGCGTGCACTTATTGCTGAGATTGTCGCCGAAGCTGCGCCAGAAACATCACGACTAG
- a CDS encoding RNA polymerase sigma factor, translated as MQKLQELQLVRRAARGDLSAAEMLIRRHQSGVQAYIYRMCGRWDVAEDVTQEAFLRVLSSLHNFNENFRFSTWLFTIARRVWLNMCEKKRPASAGDTSDIWAMRKDDHAGSIGRDVEQRGMARDALQSALLLLSTEQREAIVLFHQLEWPIRLISEHMELPEGTVKSHLHRGRQRLRSELVRGVGDVVAIEQQAGALPLFARRAVALSPGDSKP; from the coding sequence ATGCAGAAGCTCCAAGAGCTCCAACTGGTACGGCGTGCGGCTCGCGGCGATCTGTCCGCCGCCGAGATGCTCATTCGGCGCCATCAGTCCGGCGTGCAGGCGTATATCTATCGCATGTGCGGCCGGTGGGATGTCGCGGAAGACGTGACCCAGGAGGCTTTTCTTCGCGTGCTCTCGAGCCTGCACAACTTCAACGAGAACTTCCGCTTCTCAACGTGGCTGTTCACCATCGCCCGGCGGGTGTGGCTGAACATGTGCGAGAAAAAGCGCCCTGCGAGCGCGGGCGACACCAGCGACATCTGGGCGATGCGGAAGGACGATCACGCCGGCTCGATCGGGCGCGACGTCGAGCAGCGCGGCATGGCACGCGATGCGCTCCAGAGCGCGTTGCTGCTCCTCTCAACCGAGCAACGCGAAGCAATCGTCCTGTTTCACCAGCTCGAGTGGCCGATCCGCCTGATCTCCGAACACATGGAACTGCCCGAGGGCACGGTCAAGAGCCACCTGCACCGCGGGCGCCAGCGCTTACGATCCGAACTTGTGCGGGGCGTCGGCGACGTGGTCGCGATCGAGCAGCAGGCCGGCGCGCTGCCGCTGTTTGCGAGGCGCGCGGTGGCGCTGAGCCCGGGGGATTCCAAGCCGTGA